One window of Prionailurus bengalensis isolate Pbe53 chromosome B1, Fcat_Pben_1.1_paternal_pri, whole genome shotgun sequence genomic DNA carries:
- the FGG gene encoding fibrinogen gamma chain produces MTWSLNLQGLILCFCTLLLLPSTCLAYVATRDNCCILDERFGSYCPTTCGVADFLSTYQTDVDNDLRTLEDILSRIENKTSEAKELIKSIQVNYNPNEPPKPNRIVSATKDSKKMMEEILKYEALIGTHESNIRFLQEIYNSNNQKINNLKLKVAQLEAKCQEPCKDTVQIHDTTGKDCQDIANKGAKESGLYFIKPLKAKQQFLVYCEIDGSGNGWTVLQKRLDGSLDFKKNWIQYKEGFGHLSPTGTTEFWLGNEKIHLISTQSAIPYALRIQLEDWNGRTSTADYAMFRVGPEADKYRLTYAYFIGGDAGDAFDGYDFGDDPSDKFFTSHNGMQFSTWDNDNDKYEGNCAEQDGSGWWMNKCHAGHLNGVYYQGGSYSKTSTPNGYDNGIIWATWQSRWYSMKKTTMKIIPFNRLSIGEGQQHHLGGAKQAGDI; encoded by the exons ATGACTTGGTCCTTGAACCTCCAGGGTTTAATCCTCTGCTTCTGTACTCTTTTATTGCTCCCCTCAACATGCCTGGCA tATGTTGCTACGCGAGACAACTGCTGCATCTTAGATGAAAGATTT GGTAGTTATTGCCCAACTACCTGTGGAGTTGCAGATTTCCTGTCTACTTACCAAACCGATGTAGACAATGATCTGCGGACTTTGGAAGACATCTTAAGTCGAATTGAAAACAAAACCTCAGAAGCCAAAGAATTGATCAAATCAATCCAAGTCAACTATAATCCCAATGAGCCACCAAAGCCAA ACAGGATAGTGAGCGCTACTAAGGATTCCaagaaaatgatggaagaaaTTCTAAAATACGAGGCATTAATTGGAACACATGAATCAAATATTCG ATTTTTGCAGgaaatatataattcaaataaCCAAAAGATCAATAACCTGAAACTGAAGGTAGCCCAGCTTGAAGCAAAGTGTCAGGAACCATGCAAAGACACAGTACAAATACATGATACAACTGGGAAAG acTGTCAAGACATTGCTAATAAGGGAGCCAAAGAGAGTGGGCTTTACTTTATCAAACCTCTGAAAGCTAAGCAGCAGTTCTTAGTCTACTGTGAAATTGATGGATCTGGAAATGGATGGACTGTGTTGCAGAAG AGGCTTGATGGCAGTTTGGATTTCAAGAAAAATTGGATTCAATATAAAGAAGGATTTGGACATCTGTCTCCTACTGGAACCACAGAATTTTGGCTGGGAAATGAGAAGATTCATTTGATAAGCACCCAGTCTGCCATACCATATGCATTAAGAATACAGTTGGAGGACTGGAATGGCAGAACCAG TACTGCAGACTATGCCATGTTCAGGGTGGGACCTGAAGCTGACAAATACCGCCTGACATATGCCTACTTTATTGGTGGAGATGCTGGAGATGCCTTTGACGGCTATGATTTTGGCGATGATCCTAGTGATAAATTTTTCACATCCCACAATGGCATGCAGTTCAGTACCTGGGACAATGACAATGATAAGTATGAAGGAAATTGTGCTGAACAGGATGGATCTGGTTGGTGGATGAACAAGTGTCATGCTGGCCACCTCAATGGAGTTTATTACCAAG GTGGCAGTTACTCAAAAACATCTACTCCTAATGGTTATGATAATGGCATTATTTGGGCCACCTGGCAATCCCGGTGGTATTCCATGAAGAAAACCACCATGAAGATAATCCCATTCAACAGATTATCTATTGGAGAAGGACAGCAGCACCATCTTGGGGGAGCCAAACAG GCTGGAGACATTTAA
- the FGA gene encoding fibrinogen alpha chain, whose protein sequence is MFSLKIFCLALSVVGTVWTGDVQEGDFIAEGGGVRGPRIVEGHHSVCKETDWPFCSDEDWNYKCPSGCRMKGLIDEVNQDFTNRINKLKNSLFDYQKNNKDSSLLTGNVMELVRGDFATGNNNDNTFSQVSEDLRSRIEILKRKVLEQVQHIQLLQKNVRDQLIDMKRLEVDIDIKIRSCQGSCSRALERRTDLKYYEDQQKQLEQVIAKDLLPSRDTQYLPLLKMRTAPDMIPGEYKHQLQKAPAEWKALMETQQMKITLERSGTDGNAPGDSVSHGTGSVPESPRNPGSSTPGSSGTWNPGSSGPGSSGAWNPGSSTPGSSGAWNPGSSGPGSSGAWNPGSSGPGSSGAWNPGSSGPGSGSTWNAGSSGVSSAGTWNAESASSWSTGTGSGGSWSSGTPQPGSFRPDSLGHGDTRPTKQEWGTFEEVSGSVSPGTKKEYHTGKLITSKGDKELLIGNEKVTSGSVTTTRRSCSKTVTKTVTGPDGRKEVIKEVVNSEDGSDCDLSHAFSGSLGDLHSRHPDLASFFESASTGSKFSSVLTPTFREFESMGSESDIFTHLGEHELPSSGKTSTHSKQLVTTSKTYNRGDSTFESKSFKVAGEAGSEAEHEVLRGAYTTKRGHARARPARDCDDVLQTHPAGAQSGIFNIKLPGSSKIFSVYCDQETSLGGWLLIQQRMDGSLNFNRTWQDYKRGFGSLDDKGEGEFWLGNEYLHLLTLRGSVLRVELEDWAGNLAYAEYHLRVGSEAEGYPLQVSSYEGTAGDALIEGSVEEGTEYTSHAGMQFSTYDRDADLWEENCAEVYGGGWWYNSCQAANLNGIYYPGGSYDPRNNSPYEIENGVVWVPFRGADYSLKAVRMKIRPLVTHSEQK, encoded by the exons ATGTTTTCCCTGAAGATCTTTTGCCTGGCCCTGAGTGTGGTGGGCACAGTCTGG ACTGGAGATGTCCAGGAAGGTGACTTTATAGCTGAAGGAGGAGGTGTGCGTGGCCCAAGAATTGTGGAAGGACATCACTCTGTGTGCAAAGAGACAGACTGGCCCTTCTGCTCTGATGAAGACTGG AACTACAAATGCCCTTCTGGCTGCAGGATGAAAGGGTTAATCGATGAAGTCAATCAAGATTTTACAAACAGAATTAATAAGCTCAAAAATTCACTATTTGATTATCAGAAGAACAATAAGGACTCTAGTTTACTGACAGGGAATGTAATGGAACTTGTGAGAGGGGATTTTGCCACCGGTAACA acaATGATAATACATTTAGCCAAGTGTCAGAAGATCTGAGAAGCAGAATTGAGATCCTGAAGCGCAAAGTCTTGGAACAAGTACAGCATATCCAACTTCTGCAGAAAAATGTCAGGGATCAACTGATAGATATGAAACGACTGGAG gTGGACATTGATATTAAGATCCGATCTTGCCAAGGGTCGTGCAGTAGGGCTTTAGAACGTAGGACAGATCTAAAGTACTACGAAGATCAGCAGAAGCAACTTGAACAAGTCATTGCCAAAGACTTACTTCCCTCTAGAGATACGCAATATTTACCACTGCTGAAAATGCGCACAGCTCCAGATATGATTCCTGGGGAGTACAAGCACCAGCTTCAGAAGGCCCCTGCAGAGTGGAAGGCACTCATGGAAACGCAGCAGATGAAAATAACGTTAGAGAGGTCTGGTACAGATGGGAATGCCCCAGGAGACTCTGTATCGCATGGAACGGGATCAGTGCCTGAAAGCCCTAGGAATCCTGGGAGCTCCACACCTGGAAGTTCTGGCACTTGGAACCCTGGGAGCTCCGGACCTGGAAGCTCGGGCGCTTGGAACCCTGGGAGCTCCACACCTGGAAGTTCTGGCGCTTGGAACCCTGGGAGCTCTGGACCTGGAAGCTCGGGCGCTTGGAACCCCGGGAGCTCCGGACCTGGAAGCTCAGGCGCTTGGAACCCCGGGAGCTCCGGACCTGGCAGTGGCAGCACGTGGAACGCCGGCAGCTCTGGAGTTAGCAGTGCGGGTACTTGGAACGCGGAGAGTGCCAGCTCTTGGAGCACTGGAACTGGCAGTGGCGGCTCTTGGAGCTCTGGAACTCCTCAGCCTGGAAGTTTTAGGCCAGATAGCTTAGGGCATGGGGACACCAGGCCTACCAAGCAAGAGTGGGGCACGTTTGAAGAGGTGTCAGGAAGTGTATCTCCAGGGACAAAGAAAGAGTACCACACGGGCAAACTGATCACTTCTAAAGGAGATAAAGAGCTTCTTATTGGTAATGAGAAGGTCACCTCTGGTAGCGTGACCACCACTCGTCGTTCATGCTCTAAAACTGTCACTAAGACAGTTACAGGTCCTGATGGTCGCAAAGAAGTGATCAAAGAAGTGGTAAACTCCGAAGATGGTTCTGATTGTGACTTGTCCCATGCTTTTTCTGGTAGCCTAGGGGATCTCCATTCTAGACACCCTGACTTGGCGAGTTTCTTTGAATCTGCCTCAACTGGAAGCAAATTTTCGAGTGTACTCACACCTACCTTCAGAGAGTTTGAAAGTATGGGCTCGGAATCTGACATATTCACGCACTTAGGGGAACACGAGCTCCCTTCCAGTGGTAAAACTTCAACTCACAGCAAACAGTTGGTAACCACTAGTAAGACTTACAACAGAGGAGACTCCACATTTGAAAGCAAGAGCTTTAAAGTGGCAGGTGAGGCCGGAAGTGAAGCGGAACACGAAGTCCTCAGAGGAGCATATACCACCAAAAGAGGCCATGCTAGAGCTCGCCCTGCCAGAG actgtGATGATGTCCTCCAAACACATCCTGCAGGTGCCCAAAGTGGTATTTTCAATATCAAGCTACCCGGATCCAGTAagattttttctgtttattgtgATCAAGAGACCAGTTTGGGAGGATGGCTTTTGATCCAGCAAAGAATGGATGGATCACTGAATTTTAACCGGACCTGGCAAGACTACAAGAGAGGTTTCGGCAGTCTGGATGACAAGGGGGAAGGAGAATTCTGGCTAGGCAATGAATACCTCCACTTACTGACCCTAAGGGGCTCTGTCCTTCGGGTTGAATTAGAGGACTGGGCTGGGAATCTGGCTTATGCAGAATATCACTTGAGGGTAGGCTCTGAGGCAGAAGGCTATCCCCTGCAGGTCTCCTCCTATGAGGGCACAGCAGGCGATGCTCTGATTGAGGGTTCCGTGGAGGAAGGAACAGAGTATACTTCTCATGCTGGCATGCAGTTCAGCACCTATGACAGGGATGCAGACCTGTGGGAAGAGAACTGCGCAGAAGTCTACGGAGGAGGTTGGTGGTACAACAGCTGCCAAGCAGCCAATCTCAATGGCATCTACTACCCTGGGGGCTCCTATGACCCAAGGAACAACAGTCCTTATGAGATTGAGAATGGAGTGGTCTGGGTTCCCTTCAGAGGTGCAGATTATTCCCTCAAGGCTGTTCGCATGAAAATCAGGCCCCTGGTGACCCACTCGGAGCAGAAGTGA